A section of the Humulus lupulus chromosome 2, drHumLupu1.1, whole genome shotgun sequence genome encodes:
- the LOC133818028 gene encoding hypersensitive-induced reaction 1 protein-like, protein MGNLLCCIQVDQSTVAIKERFGKFNDVLEPGCHCLPWILGSQLAGHLSLRLQQLDVRCETKTKDNVFVNVVASVQYRVIIDKASEAYYKLSNPRTQIQAYVFDVIRASVPKLNLDDVFEQKNGIARAVEDELEKAMCAYGYEIVQTLIVDIEPDEHVKRSMNEINAAARMRLATNERAEAEKIIQIKRAEGEAESKYLSGVGIARQRQAIVDGLRESVVGFSLNVPGTTAKDVLDMVLLTQYFDTMKEIGASSKSSTVFIPHGPGVVRDVATQIRDGLLQATSSTHDHL, encoded by the exons ATGGGCAATCTACTCTGTTGTATACAAGTCGATCAGTCAACGGTTGCCATCAAAGAAAGATTTGGCAAGTTTAATGATGTTCTTGAGCCAGGATGCCATTGTCTACCATGGATTTTGGGGTCTCAACTGGCTGGCCATCTCTCTCTTCGGTTGCAGCAGTTAGATGTTCGTTGCGAGACCAAAACAAAG GATAATGTGTTTGTCAACGTTGTTGCTTCTGTACAATACCGTGTTATCATCGACAAGGCTAGTGAAGCTTACTACAAACTTAGCAATCCCCGGACCCAAATCCAAGCCTATGTTTTTGATG TGATCAGAGCTAGTGTTCCCAAGCTAAACTTGGATGATGTTTTTGAGCAGAAAAATGGAATTGCTAGAGCTGTGGAGGATGAGCTTGAAAAG GCTATGTGTGCTTACGGATATGAAATAGTTCAGACACTCATTGTTGATATCGAACCAGATGAACATGTGAAACGATCTATGAATGAAATCAACGCAG CTGCAAGGATGAGGTTGGCAACTAATGAGAGAGCAGAAGCAGAGAAAATCATACAGATTAAGCGAGCAGAGGGCGAGGCTGAATCCAAGTATCTGTCTGGTGTAGGCATAGCTAGGCAGCGACAGGCGATCGTTGATGGCCTGAGAGAGAGCGTTGTTGGTTTCTCCTTGAACGTGCCGGGAACCACTGCCAAAGATGTGTTGGACATGGTCCTTCTAACACAGTATTTTGACACCATGAAAGAAATAGGTGCCTCCTCCAAGTCCTCCACAGTGTTCATCCCCCATGGACCAGGGGTCGTACGAGATGTTGCCACTCAGATTCGAGATGGGCTGCTTCAGGCAACCTCATCTACTCACGACCATTTGTAA
- the LOC133814402 gene encoding uncharacterized protein LOC133814402: MVVVPTSWAQEITHALFLHLLPSQTRIFNNGRDFKISIRAKNKLPFINGSLPQPAEDDPLLNQWLHCNHMVMSWILHSVSPNIKSSIMFLDTAAAMWNELNSRFDQGNRPKIFYLRTSPISLHQGDDSISSYFTKLKSIWDEINDLRPRLPCTCAASADSLDFLNQEYVLQFLTGLNESFHAVRAQILLIDPFPSLSKVFSMIIQEENQRKFCPSQHTTFIAAVPPSVPPSTSRTKKMRPTCTHCLKPGHLKEKCFFLHGFPPGYGDRRKSESVKTNQVFASTSSPSAPILQPSHLELNQQLIALLSQQLHHTPSSSDTHPQVSNITGKIVSSPSFFG, encoded by the coding sequence ATGGTAGTAGTCCCTACTTCTTGGGCACAAGAGATCACCCATGCCTTGTTCTTGCATCTCCTCCCCTCACAGACAAGAATTTTCAACAATGGAAGGGATTTCAAGATCTCCATTCGGGCAAAGAACAAACTCCCCTTCATCAACGGATCTCTCCCTCAACCAGCTGAAGATGATCCACTTCTCAATCAATGGCTTCACTGCAATCACATGGTAATGTCTTGGATTCTTCACTCTGTTTCCCCTAACATCAAAAGTAGTATTATGTTCTTGGACACTGCTGCTGCTATGTGGAATGAACTCAACAGTAGGTTTGATCAAGGCAACAGACCTAAGATTTTTTATCTTAGAACATCTCCCATCAGCCTTCATCAAGGCGATGACTCTATAAGTTCCTACTTCACTAAACTCAAATCTATATGGGATGAGATTAATGATTTACGCCCTAGACTTCCTTGTACTTGTGCTGCTTCCGCTGACTCTCTTGATTTTCTTAATCAAGAATATGTTCTTCAATTTCTCACGGGTTTGAATGAGTCATTTCATGCTGTAAGAGCTCAAATATTGTTGATAGATCCATTCCCATCTCTTTCAAAAGTTTTTTCCATGATCattcaagaagagaatcaaaggAAATTTTGTCCATCTCAACACACAACTTTCATTGCTGCTGTCCCTCCATCCGTTCCACCTTCTACATCTCGCACCAAGAAGATGCGCCCCACTTGTACCCATTGTCTCAAACCAGGGCACCTCAAGGAGAAATGTTTTTTCCTTCATGGATTTCCCCCGGGTTATGGTGATAGACGCAAATCTGAATCTGTCAAGACTAATCAAGTTTTTGCTTCTACTTCTTCACCAAGTGCACCAATCCTTCAGCCTTCTCATTTGGAACTCAACCAACAACTTATTGCTTTGTTGAGTCAACAGCTGCATCATACCCCTTCCTCAAGTGATACTC
- the LOC133818029 gene encoding mitochondrial outer membrane protein porin of 34 kDa-like has translation MGKGPGLYTDIGKKARDLLYKDYQTDQKFTLTTYSPTGVAITSSGTKKGELFLADVNTQLKNKNITTDIKVDTNSNLIATVTVDEACPGVKTILSFRVPDQRSGKVELQYLHEYAGISTSVGLTANPIVNFSGVIGTNVVALGTDVSFDSKTGNFTKFNGGLSFSNADLLASLTVNDKGDTLSASYYHIVNPFTSTAVGAEATHSFSSNENTFTIGAQHALDPLTSVKARVNNLGKASALIQHEWRPKSFFTISGDVDTKAIEKSAKVGLALVLKP, from the exons ATGGGCAAGGGTCCTGGTCTCTACACCGATATCGGCAAAAAAGCCAGAg ATCTTCTCTACAAGGATTACCAGACTGACCAAAAGTTCACCCTCACTACCTACTCCCCCACTGGAGTG GCTATTACATCGTCTGGAACAAAGAAAGGTGAGCTGTTTTTGGCTGATGTTAACACTCAGCTTAAGAACAAAAACATCACAACTGATATCAAAGTTGACACAAACTCCAAT CTCATTGCAACTGTTACCGTTGACGAAGCTTGTCCTGGGGTGAAAACAATTCTAAGCTTCAGAGTTCCTGATCAAAGGTCTGGCAAG GTGGAACTCCAGTATTTGCATGAATATGCAGGTATAAGCACCAGCGTGGGGTTGACAGCTAATCCTATTGTCAACTTTTCTGGTGTTATTGGAACCAATGTTGTTGCACTTGGCACTGATGTCTCATTTGACTCAAAAACTGGAAATTTCACCAAATTCAATGGTGGATTGAGCTTCTCCAATGCCGACTTACTTGCTTCACTGACAGT AAACGACAAAGGTGACACCTTGAGTGCCTCGTACTATCATATTGTTAATCCTTTCACTAGCACTGCGGTTGGTGCTGAGGCAACCCACAGCTTCTCTTCCAACGAGAATACATTCACAATTGGTGCCCAGCATGCATTGGATCCATTGACCTCTGTGAAAGCACGGGTGAACAACCTTGGCAAGGCTAGTGCTCTTATCCAGCATGAGTGGCGACCAAAGTCATTCTTCACCATTTCTGGGGATGTAGACACCAAGGCCATTGAAAAGAGTGCTAAGGTTGGATTGGCTTTGGTTCTCAAGCCATGA